One window of Medicago truncatula cultivar Jemalong A17 chromosome 2, MtrunA17r5.0-ANR, whole genome shotgun sequence genomic DNA carries:
- the LOC25487761 gene encoding putative leucine-rich repeat-containing protein DDB_G0290503 isoform X1, with amino-acid sequence MDFEPIDDVREHVPLLPTFSRVSSLEKCSSSAVKKRGSDFHDNSNSLHLSVKKSKLLNDDHHNDISLSKKLTDKSFSSLKKDLAVLEKLFEECKRKQKVEERRLQSIKRETEECCKDLQIKMDQVSVVRRIDDACEKVQEKIDDCIKEFVVKEEELYLMENLIKESKLELKAKEIELDQVKGNISKEIELRQVIDNIDKDHERKEEEIKALSQKIAELALDCKAKENELDAVNKLIGEQAEKLESERKKARNIISEMKNSIAQMKEFESKQKRFDDRFKELESKEKKCEEWVTKLDSREKQLEGRVNESESKEKELEGRMNELESEKEHFKNRVKELDTKEKQVEGRAMELESKEKRSEGRAEELQSKEKHFEEWAKKLESREKQLDVRLKEFELNEKEIEGRMNELDKKEKQVEGRAIELESKEVQCEVWVKEFESKQKEFEGRLKEHESKEKELEGRVESKKKHFESMMEELKSSMSSLKGQVEELDSKEKQLDGQVKELESQKNHFESQVKEFESKKKELELKDNELVGKVKKFESKEKEFEYLMMGSVSKQEHFENRMKDLELKEKNFEGRVKELEFKKQQIESQMKELELKQKHFESQMKEFESKEKQHEGWVKEHGSKEREFEGQMKDLESGRKHFESQVDELKSKERQFEGQMKEFQSKEEEFKGQVKEFESKKEEFEGRLKEHESKEKEFEKQHEGWVKEHGSKEREFEGQMKDLESGRKHFESQVDELKSKERQFEGQAKQLESKRKHFESQMKEFESKEKQLDSQVKELESKKKLFESQVKELKSKDNQLVGQLRKFKSKEREFEGQAKQLESKRKHFESQMKEFESKEKQLEGQVKEHKSKERGFEGQLKELESKKKHFENQVEEFKSKERQLKGQVKEIESKEKKFDGRVKEFESKEDDFEGRMKEHESKEREFEIQVKELQSKKKQVESQVKELESKDNQLICKIKEFESKEKEFEEQVKDIKSKEEELESKKKHFESQVEEFKSKEKQFEERWNKLESEENKFKAKVKELNFKEKWFEGQVKDPVSRKKYIDGEKESVASYMYDQSSHAFGGISLQLGTSEKTDGVESLFNGVLVNLQESSDPSKLVLEMILNPIIPRCQKGDNVIITDYQIHLLEQLMRISPDIEPCEREKALKLAYDLKENMKDNTEKSLAVLGFLLLLSIYKLLDSFDEDEVLDLFAFVALHKIAVELFGCLGFANRVSDFVKRLIMRKQIVEAVQFSCAYNLTDKDQLVDMLQEHVQNAKLICESSCKKTNSIEIKDKARDQEIASLGTVLQCISVSSLESAGLLHKEIDYRILELKAHKGC; translated from the exons ATGGATTTTGAGCCTATTGATGATGTTAGGGAACATGTTCCTTTGTTACCAACGTTTTCCCGGGTTTCGAGTTTGGAAAAATGTAGTAGTAGTGCTGTTAAGAAGAGGGGTTCTGATTTTCATGACAACAGCAATTCCTTGCATCTTTCTGTTAAGAAATCAAAGCTGTTGAATGACGATCACCACAATGATATTTCATTGTCGAAGAAATTGACTGATAAATCATTTTCCTCGCTGAAGAAAGACCTTGCGGTGttagaaaaattatttgagGAGTGTAAAAGGAAGCAGAAAGTTGAAGAGAGAAGATTACAGTCCATAAAGAGAGAAACTGAAGAGTGCTGCAAAGATCTTCAAATTAAGATGGACCAAGTTAGTGTTGTTAGAAGAATTGATGATGCTTGCGAGAAAGTGCAGGAAAAAATTGACGATTGTATCAAGGAGTTTGTAGTGAAAGAAGAGGAGCTCTATTTGATGGAAAACTTGATTAAAGAGAGCAAGCTTGAGCTCAAGGCAAAAGAGATAGAACTTGATCAAGTCAAGGGTAACATTTCAAAAGAAATAGAACTTCGTCAAGTCATTGATAACATTGATAAGGACCATGAAAGGAAGGAAGAGGAAATCAAGGCTCTTTCCCAAAAAATTGCTGAACTTGCTTTGGACTGTAAGGCCAAAGAGAACGAGCTTGATGCAGTGAACAAATTAATTGGTGAACAAGCAGAAAAGTTAGAATCTGAAAGGAAGAAGGCAAGAAATATAATATCAGAAATGAAGAATAGTATTGCTCAGATGAAGGAATTTGAGTCAAAGCAGAAGCGATTTGATGATCGGTTTAAGGAACTTGagtcaaaagagaaaaagtGTGAAGAATGGGTAACAAAGCTGGATTCAAGAGAGAAGCAGCTTGAAGGCCGTGTGAATGAATCTGAATCAAAGGAGAAGGAACTTGAAGGTCGTATGAATGAGCTTGAATCAGAAAAGGAGCATTTCAAAAATCGGGTGAAGGAGCTTGATACAAAAGAAAAGCAAGTTGAAGGACGAGCAATGGAGCTAGAGTCAAAAGAGAAGCGGAGTGAAGGACGAGCAGAGGAGCTTCAGTCAAAGGAGAAGCACTTTGAAGAATGGGCAAAGAAGCTGGAGTCAAGAGAGAAGCAGCTTGATGTCCGTTTGAAAGAATTTGAATTAAACGAGAAGGAAATTGAAGGTCGTATGAATGAGCTTGATAAAAAAGAGAAGCAAGTTGAAGGACGAGCAATAGAGCTAGAGTCAAAAGAGGTGCAATGTGAAGTCTGGGTGAAGGagtttgaatcaaaacagaaggAATTTGAAGGTCGATTGAAGGAGCATGAATCAAAGGAGAAGGAACTTGAAGGCCGTGTggaatctaaaaagaagcattTCGAAAGCATGATGGAGGAGCTCAAATCAAGCATGAGTTCATTGAAAGGACAGGTTGAGGAACTTGACTCCAAAGAGAAGCAACTTGATGGCCAAGTGAAGGAGCTGGAATCTCAAAAGAATCACTTTGAAAGTCAGGTGAAGGAGTTTGAatcaaaaaagaaggaattagaGTTGAAAGATAACGAACTTGTAGGCAAAGTAAAGAagtttgaatcaaaagagaAGGAATTTGAATACCTAATGATGGGCTCGGTATCAAAACAGGAGCATTTTGAAAACCGGATGAAGGATCTTGAATTAAAAGAGAAGAATTTTGAAGGTCGAGTAAAAGAGTTGGAATTTAAAAAGCAGCAAATTGAAAGCCAAATGAAGGAGCTTgagttaaaacaaaaacattttgaaAGCCAGATGAAGGAGTTTGAGTCAAAAGAGAAGCAACATGAAGGCTGGGTGAAGGAGCATGGATCAAAAGAGAGAGAGTTTGAAGGCCAAATGAAGGATTTGGAATCAGGAAGGAAGCATTTTGAAAGCCAAGTGGACGAGCTCAAGTCAAAAGAGAGGCAATTTGAAGGACAGATGAAGGAGTTTCAATCAAAAGAGGAGGAATTTAAAGGTCAAGTAAAGGAGTTTGAATCAAAGAAGGAGGAATTTGAAGGTCGATTGAAGGAGCATGAATCTAAGGAGAAGGAATTTGAGAAGCAACATGAAGGCTGGGTGAAGGAGCATGGATCAAAAGAGAGAGAATTTGAAGGCCAAATGAAGGATTTGGAATCAGGAAGGAAGCATTTTGAAAGCCAAGTGGACGAGCTCAAGTCAAAAGAGAGGCAATTTGAAGGCCAGGCGAAGCAGCTGGAATCTAAAAGGAAGCATTTCGAAAGCCAAATGAAGGAGTTTGAGTCTAAAGAGAAGCAACTTGATAGCCAAGTGAAGGAGCTGGAATCTAAAAAGAAGCTGTTTGAAAGCCAAGTGAAGGAGTTAAAGTCAAAAGATAACCAACTTGTAGGCCAATTGAGGAAGTTTAAATCAAAAGAGAGGGAATTTGAAGGCCAGGCGAAGCAGCTGGAATCTAAAAGGAAGCATTTCGAAAGCCAAATGAAGGAGTTTGAGTCTAAAGAGAAGCAACTTGAAGGCCAAGTGAAGGAGCATAAATCAAAAGAGAGAGGATTCGAAGGCCAACTGAAGGAACTGGAATCCAAAAAGAAGCATTTTGAAAATCAAGTGGAGGAGTTCAAATCAAAAGAGAGGCAATTGAAAGGACAGGTTAAGGAAATTGAGTCTAAAGAGAAGAAATTTGATGGCCGAGTGAAGGAGTTTGAATCTAAAGAGGATGACTTTGAAGGCCGAATGAAGGAGCATGAATCAAAAGAGAGAGAATTTGAAATTCAAGTGAAGGAGCTgcaatctaaaaagaagcaggTTGAAAGCCAAGTTAAGGAGTTAGAGTCAAAAGATAAccaacttatatgcaaaatAAAGGAGTTTGAATCAAAGGAGAAGGAATTTGAAGAACAAGTGAAGGACATAAAATCAAAGGAGGAGGAACTCGAATCAAAAAAGAAGCATTTCGAAAGCCAAGTCGAGGAGTTTAAATCAAAAGAGAAGCAATTTGAAGAACGATGGAATAAACTTGAGTCAGAAGAGAATAAGTTCAAAGCAAAGGTGAAGGAGCTCAACTTCAAAGAAAAGTGGTTTGAAGGACAAGTCAAGGATCCTGTGtcaaggaaaaaatatattgatggaGAAAAAGAATCGG TTGCATCTTACATGTATGATCAATCAAGTCATGCCTTTGGTGGAATAAGTTTGCAGTTGGGCACAAGCGAGAAAACTGATGGAGTTGAGTCACTTTTCAATGGTGTTTTAGTTAATCTGCAAGAATCATCAGATCCATCAAAACTTGTTTTGGAAATGATACTGAACCCCATCATTCCACGGTGTCAAAAGGGAGACAATGTGATTATTACTGATTACCAAATCCATCTACTTGAACAACTGATGAGAATCTCACCAGATATTGAACCTTGTGAGAGAGAAAAAGCATTGAAGCTAGcatatgatttaaaagaaaacatgaaAGACAATACTGAAAAATCTTTGGCGGTTCTTGGTTTTCTGCTGCTTTTGTCAATTTATAAATTGCTTGATTcatttgatgaagatgaagttcTGGATCTTTTTGCATTTGTTGCTCTGCACAAAATTGCTGTGGAGCTGTTTGGATGCCTGGGTTTTGCAAACAGAGTTTCTG ATTTTGTTAAGCGTCTTATCATGAGGAAGCAAATTGTTGAAGCTGTTCAGTTCAGTTGTGCATATAACTTGACTGACAAGGATCAATTAGTTGATATGTTGCAAGAACATGTCCAGAATGCCAAACTTATTTGTGAGAGCAGTTGCAAGAAAACCAACTCCATTGAAATCAAG GATAAGGCCAGAGATCAAGAAATTGCTAGTCTGGGGACTGTTCTGCAATGCATTTCGGTCAGCAGCCTAGAATCTGCGGGTCTGCTTCATAAGGAGATCGACTATCGCATTCTTGAGCTCAAAGCACATAAAGGCTGTTAG
- the LOC25487761 gene encoding golgin subfamily A member 4 isoform X2, with product MDFEPIDDVREHVPLLPTFSRVSSLEKCSSSAVKKRGSDFHDNSNSLHLSVKKSKLLNDDHHNDISLSKKLTDKSFSSLKKDLAVLEKLFEECKRKQKVEERRLQSIKRETEECCKDLQIKMDQVSVVRRIDDACEKVQEKIDDCIKEFVVKEEELYLMENLIKESKLELKAKEIELDQVKGNISKEIELRQVIDNIDKDHERKEEEIKALSQKIAELALDCKAKENELDAVNKLIGEQAEKLESERKKARNIISEMKNSIAQMKEFESKQKRFDDRFKELESKEKKCEEWVTKLDSREKQLEGRVNESESKEKELEGRMNELESEKEHFKNRVKELDTKEKQVEGRAMELESKEKRSEGRAEELQSKEKHFEEWAKKLESREKQLDVRLKEFELNEKEIEGRMNELDKKEKQVEGRAIELESKEVQCEVWVKEFESKQKEFEGRLKEHESKEKELEGRVESKKKHFESMMEELKSSMSSLKGQVEELDSKEKQLDGQVKELESQKNHFESQVKEFESKKKELELKDNELVGKVKKFESKEKEFEYLMMGSVSKQEHFENRMKDLELKEKNFEGRVKELEFKKQQIESQMKELELKQKHFESQMKEFESKEKQHEGWVKEHGSKEREFEGQMKDLESGRKHFESQVDELKSKERQFEGQAKQLESKRKHFESQMKEFESKEKQLDSQVKELESKKKLFESQVKELKSKDNQLVGQLRKFKSKEREFEGQAKQLESKRKHFESQMKEFESKEKQLEGQVKEHKSKERGFEGQLKELESKKKHFENQVEEFKSKERQLKGQVKEIESKEKKFDGRVKEFESKEDDFEGRMKEHESKEREFEIQVKELQSKKKQVESQVKELESKDNQLICKIKEFESKEKEFEEQVKDIKSKEEELESKKKHFESQVEEFKSKEKQFEERWNKLESEENKFKAKVKELNFKEKWFEGQVKDPVSRKKYIDGEKESVASYMYDQSSHAFGGISLQLGTSEKTDGVESLFNGVLVNLQESSDPSKLVLEMILNPIIPRCQKGDNVIITDYQIHLLEQLMRISPDIEPCEREKALKLAYDLKENMKDNTEKSLAVLGFLLLLSIYKLLDSFDEDEVLDLFAFVALHKIAVELFGCLGFANRVSDFVKRLIMRKQIVEAVQFSCAYNLTDKDQLVDMLQEHVQNAKLICESSCKKTNSIEIKDKARDQEIASLGTVLQCISVSSLESAGLLHKEIDYRILELKAHKGC from the exons ATGGATTTTGAGCCTATTGATGATGTTAGGGAACATGTTCCTTTGTTACCAACGTTTTCCCGGGTTTCGAGTTTGGAAAAATGTAGTAGTAGTGCTGTTAAGAAGAGGGGTTCTGATTTTCATGACAACAGCAATTCCTTGCATCTTTCTGTTAAGAAATCAAAGCTGTTGAATGACGATCACCACAATGATATTTCATTGTCGAAGAAATTGACTGATAAATCATTTTCCTCGCTGAAGAAAGACCTTGCGGTGttagaaaaattatttgagGAGTGTAAAAGGAAGCAGAAAGTTGAAGAGAGAAGATTACAGTCCATAAAGAGAGAAACTGAAGAGTGCTGCAAAGATCTTCAAATTAAGATGGACCAAGTTAGTGTTGTTAGAAGAATTGATGATGCTTGCGAGAAAGTGCAGGAAAAAATTGACGATTGTATCAAGGAGTTTGTAGTGAAAGAAGAGGAGCTCTATTTGATGGAAAACTTGATTAAAGAGAGCAAGCTTGAGCTCAAGGCAAAAGAGATAGAACTTGATCAAGTCAAGGGTAACATTTCAAAAGAAATAGAACTTCGTCAAGTCATTGATAACATTGATAAGGACCATGAAAGGAAGGAAGAGGAAATCAAGGCTCTTTCCCAAAAAATTGCTGAACTTGCTTTGGACTGTAAGGCCAAAGAGAACGAGCTTGATGCAGTGAACAAATTAATTGGTGAACAAGCAGAAAAGTTAGAATCTGAAAGGAAGAAGGCAAGAAATATAATATCAGAAATGAAGAATAGTATTGCTCAGATGAAGGAATTTGAGTCAAAGCAGAAGCGATTTGATGATCGGTTTAAGGAACTTGagtcaaaagagaaaaagtGTGAAGAATGGGTAACAAAGCTGGATTCAAGAGAGAAGCAGCTTGAAGGCCGTGTGAATGAATCTGAATCAAAGGAGAAGGAACTTGAAGGTCGTATGAATGAGCTTGAATCAGAAAAGGAGCATTTCAAAAATCGGGTGAAGGAGCTTGATACAAAAGAAAAGCAAGTTGAAGGACGAGCAATGGAGCTAGAGTCAAAAGAGAAGCGGAGTGAAGGACGAGCAGAGGAGCTTCAGTCAAAGGAGAAGCACTTTGAAGAATGGGCAAAGAAGCTGGAGTCAAGAGAGAAGCAGCTTGATGTCCGTTTGAAAGAATTTGAATTAAACGAGAAGGAAATTGAAGGTCGTATGAATGAGCTTGATAAAAAAGAGAAGCAAGTTGAAGGACGAGCAATAGAGCTAGAGTCAAAAGAGGTGCAATGTGAAGTCTGGGTGAAGGagtttgaatcaaaacagaaggAATTTGAAGGTCGATTGAAGGAGCATGAATCAAAGGAGAAGGAACTTGAAGGCCGTGTggaatctaaaaagaagcattTCGAAAGCATGATGGAGGAGCTCAAATCAAGCATGAGTTCATTGAAAGGACAGGTTGAGGAACTTGACTCCAAAGAGAAGCAACTTGATGGCCAAGTGAAGGAGCTGGAATCTCAAAAGAATCACTTTGAAAGTCAGGTGAAGGAGTTTGAatcaaaaaagaaggaattagaGTTGAAAGATAACGAACTTGTAGGCAAAGTAAAGAagtttgaatcaaaagagaAGGAATTTGAATACCTAATGATGGGCTCGGTATCAAAACAGGAGCATTTTGAAAACCGGATGAAGGATCTTGAATTAAAAGAGAAGAATTTTGAAGGTCGAGTAAAAGAGTTGGAATTTAAAAAGCAGCAAATTGAAAGCCAAATGAAGGAGCTTgagttaaaacaaaaacattttgaaAGCCAGATGAAGGAGTTTGAGTCAAAAGAGAAGCAAC ATGAAGGCTGGGTGAAGGAGCATGGATCAAAAGAGAGAGAATTTGAAGGCCAAATGAAGGATTTGGAATCAGGAAGGAAGCATTTTGAAAGCCAAGTGGACGAGCTCAAGTCAAAAGAGAGGCAATTTGAAGGCCAGGCGAAGCAGCTGGAATCTAAAAGGAAGCATTTCGAAAGCCAAATGAAGGAGTTTGAGTCTAAAGAGAAGCAACTTGATAGCCAAGTGAAGGAGCTGGAATCTAAAAAGAAGCTGTTTGAAAGCCAAGTGAAGGAGTTAAAGTCAAAAGATAACCAACTTGTAGGCCAATTGAGGAAGTTTAAATCAAAAGAGAGGGAATTTGAAGGCCAGGCGAAGCAGCTGGAATCTAAAAGGAAGCATTTCGAAAGCCAAATGAAGGAGTTTGAGTCTAAAGAGAAGCAACTTGAAGGCCAAGTGAAGGAGCATAAATCAAAAGAGAGAGGATTCGAAGGCCAACTGAAGGAACTGGAATCCAAAAAGAAGCATTTTGAAAATCAAGTGGAGGAGTTCAAATCAAAAGAGAGGCAATTGAAAGGACAGGTTAAGGAAATTGAGTCTAAAGAGAAGAAATTTGATGGCCGAGTGAAGGAGTTTGAATCTAAAGAGGATGACTTTGAAGGCCGAATGAAGGAGCATGAATCAAAAGAGAGAGAATTTGAAATTCAAGTGAAGGAGCTgcaatctaaaaagaagcaggTTGAAAGCCAAGTTAAGGAGTTAGAGTCAAAAGATAAccaacttatatgcaaaatAAAGGAGTTTGAATCAAAGGAGAAGGAATTTGAAGAACAAGTGAAGGACATAAAATCAAAGGAGGAGGAACTCGAATCAAAAAAGAAGCATTTCGAAAGCCAAGTCGAGGAGTTTAAATCAAAAGAGAAGCAATTTGAAGAACGATGGAATAAACTTGAGTCAGAAGAGAATAAGTTCAAAGCAAAGGTGAAGGAGCTCAACTTCAAAGAAAAGTGGTTTGAAGGACAAGTCAAGGATCCTGTGtcaaggaaaaaatatattgatggaGAAAAAGAATCGG TTGCATCTTACATGTATGATCAATCAAGTCATGCCTTTGGTGGAATAAGTTTGCAGTTGGGCACAAGCGAGAAAACTGATGGAGTTGAGTCACTTTTCAATGGTGTTTTAGTTAATCTGCAAGAATCATCAGATCCATCAAAACTTGTTTTGGAAATGATACTGAACCCCATCATTCCACGGTGTCAAAAGGGAGACAATGTGATTATTACTGATTACCAAATCCATCTACTTGAACAACTGATGAGAATCTCACCAGATATTGAACCTTGTGAGAGAGAAAAAGCATTGAAGCTAGcatatgatttaaaagaaaacatgaaAGACAATACTGAAAAATCTTTGGCGGTTCTTGGTTTTCTGCTGCTTTTGTCAATTTATAAATTGCTTGATTcatttgatgaagatgaagttcTGGATCTTTTTGCATTTGTTGCTCTGCACAAAATTGCTGTGGAGCTGTTTGGATGCCTGGGTTTTGCAAACAGAGTTTCTG ATTTTGTTAAGCGTCTTATCATGAGGAAGCAAATTGTTGAAGCTGTTCAGTTCAGTTGTGCATATAACTTGACTGACAAGGATCAATTAGTTGATATGTTGCAAGAACATGTCCAGAATGCCAAACTTATTTGTGAGAGCAGTTGCAAGAAAACCAACTCCATTGAAATCAAG GATAAGGCCAGAGATCAAGAAATTGCTAGTCTGGGGACTGTTCTGCAATGCATTTCGGTCAGCAGCCTAGAATCTGCGGGTCTGCTTCATAAGGAGATCGACTATCGCATTCTTGAGCTCAAAGCACATAAAGGCTGTTAG
- the LOC25487764 gene encoding transcription factor GTE4 has protein sequence MDSGTVVEDKVVREIQRYSEGKVYTRKNFKVSEDKVNSLEVVPHTHSGATTATVTVDGTKDNGNNVSVQLLDIVLVPEDGNSAPPVVNSGLDVVSEDSSSLCRRQDEHFSLDVVQLEDGNDLLEPALRRCDDKKRLENGVKNGLASRSKQEMRGIKRKLEGYLETVRSLVIRIEEKQRMAGRYGGGLNVSVDRYRVDNGSGAKRAHSEVASAGVPREANRFTRQLSVMVLENGHGISESVEKEKRTPKANQFYSNSEFLLAKDKFPPAESNKKSKSHGKKHGVGEMGHGFGIVSKYLKNCSSLLEKLMKHKHGWVFNTPVDVERLGLHDYFIIISQPMDLGTVKSRLSKNWYKSPKEFAEDVRLTFHNAMTYNPKGQDVHVMAEELSALFEERWAIIESNYNHEMRYGLDYGPAISAPSPLSRKTPALRPPPLDMRNLDRSESITNTRNPLSLTRSVRTPAPKKPKANDPDKRDMTYEEKQKLSIHLQNLPPEKLDAIVQIIKKRNSALSQHDDEIEVDIDSVDAETLWELDRYVTNYKKSLSKYKRKAELAIQARAEAERIAQQKSQEPPVIVDSPRERQADERNASPSLAVQGEIRVDNNGNKTSSSSSSSSDSGSSTSDSDSDSSSSSGSDSGSQ, from the exons ATGGATTCGGGGACTGTAGTTGAAGATAAGGTAGTTAGAGAGATACAGAGATACTCGGAGGGAAAAGTATACActagaaaaaatttcaaagtttcAGAGGATAAAGTTAATTCCTTGGAAGTTGTTCCTCACACTCATTCTGGTGCTACCACTGCCACCGTCACTGTTGATGGGACGAAGGATAACGGGAATAATGTTTCGGTTCAACTGTTGGATATTGTTTTGGTTCCAGAGGATGGGAATTCGGCTCCGCCAGTTGTGAATTCTGGGTTGGACGTGGTTTCTGAAGATTCGTCGAGTTTGTGTCGTAGGCAGGATGAACATTTTAGTCTTGATGTTGTTCAGCTGGAAGATGGTAATGATTTGTTAGAACCAGCTCTGAGGAGATGTGATGATAAGAAGAGGTTGGAGAATGGTGTTAAGAATGGACTGGCTTCACGGTCGAAGCAAGAGATGCGGGGGATTAAGAGGAAGCTTGAGGGCTACCTTGAAACGGTGAGGTCATTGGTGATTAGGATTGAAGAGAAACAACGGATGGCTGGGAGGTATGGTGGTGGTTTGAATGTGTCTGTGGATCGTTATAGGGTAGATAATGGGAGTGGAGCTAAGCGTGCTCACTCTGAGGTAGCTTCTGCAGGTGTTCCGAGAGAGGCTAATAGGTTTACACGCCAGTTAAGTGTAATGGTGTTAGAGAATGGTCACGGGATTAGTGAAAGCGTTGAGAAGGAGAAGAGAACACCTAAGGCGAACCAGTTCTATTCCAATTCGGAATTCTTGCTTGCGAAAGATAAGTTTCCGCCTGCAGAGAGTAACAAGAAGTCAAAATCACATGGAAAGAAGCATGGCGTTGGAGAAATGGGACATGGATTTGGGATAGTATCGAAGTATTTGAAGAACTGTAGCTCATTGCTTGAAAAGTTGATGAAACACAAGCACGGTTGGGTGTTTAATACTCCAGTGGATGTTGAACGTCTTGGTTTGCATGATTATTTTATCATCATTTCACAGCCGATGGACTTGGGTACTGTGAAGTCGAGGCTGAGCAAGAATTGGTACAAATCACCAAAGGAGTTTGCGGAGGATGTGAGACTTACTTTTCATAATGCCATGACATATAATCCTAAAGGACAAGATGTTCATGTGATGGCGGAGGAGCTATCAGCATTATTCGAGGAAAGATGGGCCATTATAGAGTCAAATTACAATCATGAGATGAGGTATGGCTTGGATTATGGGCCCGCTATATCTGCACCTTCTCCTCTGTCTAGAAAGACTCCTGCTTTGCGGCCTCCGCCTCTTGACATGAGGAATCTGGATAGGTCAGAATCAATAACCAACACTCGAAATCCCTTGAGCTTGACTCGTTCAGTTCGAACTCCTGCTCCAAAAAAGCCGAAGGCTAACGATCCTGATAAAAGAGACATGACATACGAGGAAAAGCAAAAACTTAGCATACATCTTCAGAATCTACCACCTGAAAAACTAGATGCTATTGTACAGATCATTAAGAAACGAAATTCAGCACTTTCCCAAcatgatgatgaaattgaagtGGACATTGATAGTGTGGATGCAGAGACTCTTTGGGAGCTTGACAGATATGTTACCAACTATAAGAAAAGTTTGAGTAAATACAAGAGGAAGGCCGAACTTGCTATTCAAGCTAGAGCAGAAGCTGAGCGAATTGCCCAGCAGAAG AGCCAAGAACCACCAGTTATAGTTGATTCCCCGAGAGAAAGACAAGCAG ATGAAAGAAATGCTTCCCCGTCCTTGGCTGTGCAAGGGGAAATTCGAGTCGATAATAATGGGAATAAGACAAGTAGCTCAAGCAGCTCAAGCAGTGATTCCGGCTCTTCAACAAGTg ATTCTGATAGTGATAGCTCCTCATCGTCTGGGTCTGATTCAGGGTCACAGTGA